The Thermomonospora curvata DSM 43183 DNA segment GGGTGCCGCCTTGGGAGAACTCGGCCACCGCCAGCGCGCTGCGCCCGCCGCCTGCGCCCACCACCACCAGCCGGACGGCGGCGTTGCCCCGTTCGCGGACGTGAGAGGTCAGCTCGGAGCGCTGCCAGGGGTGGGCGACCGGTTCGGCCGGCCCCCAGCCCGCGGGGGGACGCCCGGTCAGCATGGTGAACAGCCGTTCCAGCTGCCCGCCCAGCACGCTGTGCCGGGTGTGCCGGGCCCGGTAGGTCAGTGTGAGCTGGGCGCCCAGCGGCCCGCTGGGCGGGGTCAGGTAGCCGGGCGCGTAGTCGCGGGCGTCGGGGACGGGGCTGAAGGCTCCGCCGTCCCAGCGCAGCGGGCGCCCGGTCAGCCCTTCGTAGTAGCCGTCGCCGTCGCGCACCACCCACTGGGCGGCCGGCCCGGCCAGCTTCAGCGGCATCGACAGCCGCGAGGACGGCGAGGTCACGATCTGCAGGGCGCGGCCCGACCCGGCGCACTCCTCCAGCGCCGCGGCCAGCCACGGGGTCAGCGCCACCACGGGGCGGTCCTGCAGCACCACCATGGCCTGCGCCGTCATCACATCCAGTACCGCGCTCACCGGCCCGCTCCCGTCCACATCGCGCCGCCGTGCCGGGCCACCAGTTCCTCGGCGCAGGCCCGGGCGATCCGCGCGGCATCGGCCAGGTCGGCGGCGGCCCGGATGTCCACCCACCACACCGGCGGGGCGGCCTGCACCCCGCCTCCCAGCAGTCGTTCGATCTCGCCGGGCACGCCGATCAGCACCGGCTCGGGAATGTGCACCACCAGCCGGCCCGCCCCGTCGTAGACCCGGCAGGCCCCGCCGTGGGCGCTGACCGCCATCGGCAGCTGCAGCCGCGCCCCCAGCCCTTCCAGCACGGCGCCCACGTCGGGACGGTCCTTGGTCAGCGCGACCACGTCGGTGCTCACTGCGTGCCTCCGGTGAGCGAACGGGCGAAGACCTCGGCGGCGATCCACGACACCGCGGTGCGGACGCCGCCGCTCACCCGGCCGGGGGTGATGGCCGTCCCGGTGGCCAGGTGCCGGTCGTAGGGAACCACCACCACCGGCAGCCCGCCGTCGCTGAGGATCTGCCGGGCCCGTTCCAGGTCGGCGTCGCCGTCGGCGTGGGGGGAGTGGGTGACCAGTGTCACCACCGTGCGGGACAGCAGCTGCTCATAGCCGCTGCCGACGAACCAGCTGAGGGTGTGGCGGGCGCTGAGCGCCCCGTCGACCGTGCCGGGGGCGACGAACACCTGGGCGTGCGCGGCGGCCAGCACTCCCCGCTGCAGCCGTTCCACGATGCCGGCCCCGCAGTCGATCACCGCGGCGGAGAAGTAGCGGCTCACCCCGGAGGCGGCCGCCTGGAAGGTCTCCAGATCCAGTTCCGAGACCCGTCCGCGGGCGGTGCCCGACATCACCCACAGTCCCTGTTCGGTGCGCGACAGGTAGGGGGCGGTCTCCTCCCAGGAGCGGGGGCGGGCGGCGGCCAGGTCGTGGATGGAGCGTTCGGGGCGCACGTTCAGCCGCAGCGCCAGCGAGCCCAGCCCGGAGTCGGCGTCCATGGCCAGCACCCGGTCCTCGCGGTGCTCGGCGATCACCGAGGCCAGCAGCGCCGCCACGGTGGTCTTGCCGGCGCCGCCGCGGATGGAGGTGACGGCGATCCGCCGGCAGGAGGGCACCGGCGACTGCAGCCGCTGCACCATGCCGGTCATCTCGCGCATGTCGCCGGCCGCCGTGGCGCCCACCATCTTGCGCACCCCGCGGCCGACCCGGCGCAGCGCCGAGTCACCGTGCGCCTTGCGCCGCACCAGCGCCTCGGCCGACACCTCGGCGTCACCGGCGGGAGCGGGCGGCTGCGGGGCGGCGGGACGGGGAGCCTGCGGCGGCGCGGGAAGGGGGTGGGCCGCCGCGTCGTCGCCGGGCCGGTCGGGGACGCCCGTGACGGGTGCCGCGGGGGCCTCACCGCCGGCCGGCGTGGGCGTCCATGCGGGGCCGGGCGCGTTCTCGCCCGCCGCCGGGGGCTGGGCGTCGCCGGATGCCGCCGGGCGTCCGAACAGTGGCGGCGGGGGCGGCGGGGGGGACGGCGCGGCGGGTTCCGCGCCGGTGGCCTGGGCGTGCGCCGCCATGACCTCTTCCCAGGACGGCGGCTCGCTCGGCCCCGCCTGGGCGGGGACGGCCCCGGCCACGTGGCGGTCGGCCGCCGTCTCGTGGGAGGGGGCGGGGCCGGGCGGCTGCGGGGCGGCGTGCTCCGGTCCCGCGGGGGGCGGCTGCGATTTCTTAGGGGGCAGTTTGAAGGTCGCCGTCGGCTCGCGTCCCGGGGGAGGCGGCGCGCTCAGGACCGGGGGAGCGGTCCCGGCGGCGGGTTCCTCCCCGCTCACCACTCCTTCGGGGTACCAGGCCGAAGGCGAGGTGCCGCCGGTCCGCTGCGGCTGTGGCTCTGCGGCGGTCGCCGCCGGGGCGGGCGAGGGCACAGGACCCGGTGGCCGAGGATCGGCGAGGCCGGCTTCGGCGGCACCGAGCTCGCGCAGCACCGCATGCTGCCAGTCCCGATCGGACACCGGTCTCCTCTCAGCGGCATGACTGATCGGACGAACACCCTGGATGCGGCCCGAGTCTAGTCCTGTCGGGGCAACTGGGCGCGCTGCGACAAAGTCACAACAGAGCGATGGGACCGGCGAGGAATTTCGAAACGATGTCATCCTCGCCCACGGCCGGGACGTCCACTACGCAAAGGACATACTGGTGCGAACCCGACGCCGAGACCAGTGGGACAAAGGTCGTCATACCGAGTTGATCGTGACGGCCGTGACCGGTGTCCCGGCTGTGATGGAATACGACGGATGGAAGGTTTGGTCACTTCGGAGCGCGAAGCCACCCGGGCCGCGCCGCCGCCGTCGCCGGCCCACGACCGGCGCTGGCGCCTGCTGGGGTGGGCGTCCATCGTGCTGTCTGCGCTGATGGTGCTGGCCAGTCTGACCGCCTACGGGTTCTACCGGAGCGTCAACGGCGCGATCGAGCGGGACAACATCGACGACCAGCTCGCCGCCGACCGGCCGGAGAAGCTCAACAACTCCCTGAACATCCTGCTGCTGGGCTCTGACAGCCGGGAGGGCGACAACAAGCGGTTCGGCAGCGACCAAGGCGGTGGTTCCGACACCACCATCCTGATGCACATCTCCCCGGGCGGAGAACGGGCCATCGGCATCAGCTTCCCCCGCGACTCGATGGTGCAGATCCCCGAGTGCAAGAAGAAGGACGGCACTCGCGTCCCCTCCCAGTTCGGCCAGCTCAACTGGGCCTATTCCTTCGCCGGCCCGGCCTGCACCTGGAACCTGATCGAGTCGCTGACCGACATCCGCATCGACCACTACGCCGAGATCGACATGTCCGGCTTCATCGAGGTGGTGGACGCCCTCGGCGGAGTGGAGATCTGCGTGCCCAAGCCCATCCGGGACCCCAAGGCCGACCTGGTGCTCAAGAAGGGCCGGCAGGTGGTGATGGGCAAGCAAGCCATCGGTTATGTGCGCACCCGCACCGGCGGGCTGGGCGACGGCTCGGACCTGTCGCGGATCAAGCGCCAGCAGGCGTTCATGGGCTCGGTGGTCAAGAAGGCCACCAGCAGCGGGCTGCTGAAGGACCCCGCCAGGACTTATGCCTTCCTGCAGGCGGTGGCCAAGGCGGTGAAGGTGGACGACCGGCTGACCCTCGGCACGATGCAGAAGCTGGCCGCCAGCCTGCGCGGGCTGAGCGCGGGCAAGGTCACCTTCGTCACCGTCCCGGTGACCGCCTACCCCGCCGACAAGAACCGGGTGCAGATCGACATGGCCCGGGCCAAGCCGCTGTTCGACGCCATCCGCGAGGACAACGAGCTGCCCCCCGAGGAGCCCAAGCAGCCGGCCAGGCAGAACGGGGGACAGCCGCCGGCCAAGCCCGCGGAGACCAAGGTCGCCGTCTACAACGGGACCACCACCGACGGGCTGGGCCAGCGCACCGCCGACGGGCTGGCCGAGCAGGGCTTCCAGATCGTCAAGGTGGGCACCAAGCAGCAGTCCGCCGACATCCCGACCCGGATCCTGTACGGGCCGGGCGCCGAGCGGCAGGCCGCCGCGCTGGCCGCCAAGCTGCAGGCCGCACCCCAGCCCACGGCGTTCCCCTCCGGACGGCCGGGACTGGTCTACCTGATCATCGGCAAGGACGGCGTCCGGCTGCGGGGCACCGGGACCCCGCTGCCCAAGATCGCCGGGGAGCGGCGCGCCGACCAGGACGTGTGCAGCCAGACCACCTGACCCGCCCGCGGCGGGCGCGACCAGAAGGGAGCGAGCAGGCACGGACCGATAGCGGCCAGGCGCGATCGGCATATGGGACGAGCCGGTATCTTGGCCGCGCAGCGTCGATAAACCCGATAAAGGCAAGTGAACCGATCGGGCATCGGTTCGCTCCGGTCACAGAGATGGACTCATGGCCCCCGAACCGTTCTCACTGCTTTTGACCGTCTACGGCGGTGACCGTGAGGAGTACATCCGGGCGGCGTTTCGCAGCGCGGTGCACGACCAGCAGTTGCGGCCGGACGAGGTGGTGCTGGTCCAGGACGGGCCGGTGTCCGCGGAGATCGCACTCTGCCTGAAGGAGCTGGTGGCCACCAGCCCGGTGGAGGTCAAGTTCCTGCAGCTGGAGCACAACCGGGGATTGGGCCCGGCGCTGGATGCGGGACTGGCCGCCGGCAGCCACGACATCGTGGCGCGCATGGACGCCGACGACATCGCCATGCCGCACCGGTTCAAGCGGCAGGTGCCGCTGGTGCGCGCGGGCGCCGACCTGGTCGGGGCCGGGCTGCTGGAGTTCGGCGCCGACCTCAACGACATCGTGGGCCGCCGGATCCCGCCCAGCGACCCGCTGGACATCGCCCGCTACTCGCGCCTGCACGACCCCTTCAACCACCCCACGGTGGTCTACCGGCGCAGCGCGGTGCTGGCCGCCGGCGGCTACGGCGACCTGCCGCTGATGGAGGACTACTGGCTGTTCGTGCGGATGATCGCCAACGGCGCCAAGGTGGTCAACGTGGCCGAGCCGCTGGTGTACTACCGGGTCAGCGCCGGGGCCTATGAGCGCCGGGGCGGCCGCGCGCTGCTGAACTCCGAGCTGCGGCTGCAGCGGGAGATGCTGCAGCACGGCTTCATCACACGCACCCAGTACCTGCGCAACGTGGCCCTGCGCGGCGGCTACCGGCTGGTCCCGACCTCGATCCGGCGGCCCTTCTACCGCATGCTGGTGGCCCCCTACGGGGCCCGCCGCAACCGGTCCCGCGAGCGCATGGCCGCCTCGGCCGCGAAGGCCGCCGCGTCCGGCGGACGCTCCCGGGGCGGCCTCCGCAAGGGCTGAGCCCTTACTTCACCTGCAGCTTGCCGCTCATCCAGCGCAGCGTCTGGGGCCACAGCCGGGCGAAGGTTTTGAAGTTGTGCCCGCCCTCCGGCAAGTAGGCGGTATCGACCTGCATGGGCGGCTTGACCAGCGAGACGAACTTCTCGGCCTCGGGGAACTTCTTCTCGCCCTTGCGGGCCGAGGCCACCAGCACCGATATCGGCGGGGGCGGGCGGTTCTCCAGCCGCCAGATCAGGTCGTTCTCGTTGCGCAGGGCCTCGCTGCCGTCCCACAGGTCGCCGGTGGTGGCGTCCTTGATGGCGGTGAAATAACCCGACACCGAGCCGGCGGCGGCGAACTCATCGGAGTGCCGCATCGCCAGCTTGACCGCGCAGTAGCCGCCGCTGGAGGGGCCCATCAGCCCCCAGCCGTCCCGGGTGGGGGCGACCCGGTAGGAGGCGCGCAGCACCTCCGGGACGTCCTGGGCGAAGAACGTCTCCACCTGCGGGCCGCCCGGCACGTCGGTGCACTCGGTGTCGCGCGGCGGGGCCACGGTGGACTGGACGAAGACGTAGATCATCGGCTGGACCCGCCCGGCGCGCAGCTCCTCCAGCGCCAGCTTGGGCATCTCCTGCCGGCCGACCAGCAGCTTGGGGTCGCCCGGGTAGCCGGTGAGCACCAGCACGACCGGAAAGCGCCGCTGGGCGGCCTCCGGCTTGAAATAGTCGGGCGGCAGGTAGACGAACGCGTCGGCGCGCAGGCCGGTGCGCGGCCCTTCGATGACGGTCTGCTCCAGCAGCCCGTCGCGCTTTCGGTCCGTGATGCCCAGGTCCGCGCTCAGCTCCGAGGCGTCGCGCTTCAGCAGCACGGTGCGGGGGATCTTGCGGGTCTCCCCCTTGCGGACCTGCGCGCCGCCGTCGGCGTCGGCCAGCAGGTCCCCCCAGCTGGCATAGAACAGGAAGTAGGCGTTGACCCCGGCGGCGAGGGCGAGCACGATCATCAGCTGGCAGGCCACCAGCAGTCCCAGGCGGGCGGCATAGTGCCGCAGCCCGCCTCCGGCCACCTTGGGCATCAGCCACACGGTCGCCACGACCGCCGCCACGGCCAGTGCCGCAAGCAGGCCGATGAAACTCGTATCGGTGAGCTGCACGCTACTCTCCTCGCGGGCGAAGGGCGCCCGGGTTTGGCCAGACCTTCCGATTATGCCGGGGACATCCGCTACCCTGGGCATGCGTATTGCCGGACTTGATCCGGTGTGGGCTGTTGTAGAAAGCTGGGAGTTCCTGCCGTGGTTCCAGTTCGGCGTACACGCAAGGTCATGCTGTCTGTCATGACGCTGGCCTTGGTCGCCGGATGCGCAACGAGTTCTCAGGAAAAGCCCCAGGAAACGGCCCAGCAGGCGAAAGCCAGGCCGAATATCATCGTCATCATGACCGACGACCAGGATCTGGCGTCGATGTCGGTCATGCGCAATGTCCGGCGGCTGCTCGCCGATCAGGGGACCACGTTCAGCAACGCCTATGTCAGCTATTCGTGGTGCTGCCCGTCCCGCGCCACCTTCCTGACCGGGCAGTACGCCCACAACCACAAGGTGCTCAGCAACAGCTCCCCCGACGGGGGATATCAGGCGCTGCCCAAGCAGACCCTGCCGATGTGGCTGACCCAAAGCGGTTATGACACCGTTCACATCGGAAAGTACCTGAACGGTTATGGGCGGCACGGCAGCGAGATCCCGCAGGGCTGGAAAGACTGGTACGGCCTGATGGGGCCGTCCACCTACAGCATGTGGGGTTACACCCTCAACGAGAACGGCAAGCTGCGCAAATACGGCAAGAAGAAGGGCGGCAAGCCGGCCAACTACCAAACCGATGTGCTAGCCAGAAAGGCCGTGGCCTATTTGAACAGGCCGACCACCGGAAAGCGCCCGTTCTTCATGTGGTTCGCGCCGCTGGCCCCGCATCTGGAGGCCCCCTGGAACAAAAAGATGGGCGACAAATGGGGCGGCCCCCGGCCCGCCCCGCGCCACCGCAACGCCTATGACAACGCCGTCATGTGGCGTTCGCCCTCCTTCAACGAAAAGGACATCAGCGACAAGCCGCGCCATGTGCGCCGCAACAAGCGGTTCGGCAAGAAGAAGATCGCCAGCATCCAGGCCGAGTACCGCAACCGGCTGGAGTCGCTGCTGGCGGTGGACGAGGCGGTCGCCAAGATCTACCGGGCGGTCAAAAGGCGCGGCCAGCTCGACCGCACCCTGTTCGTCTTCACCTCCGACAACGGCTACATGCTCGGCCAGCACCGCTTCGCGCACCAGAAGATCCACCCCTATGAGGAGTCGGTGCGCATCCCGCTGATCGTACGGGGCCCAGGGTTCCCCAAGGGGCGGCAGGTGCGGACGCCGGTCAGCAACGTCGACCTGCCGGCGACGATCCTGGCGGCGTCGGGGGCCAAGCCGGGACGGCGCCAAGACGGCCGCCCGCTGCAGAACTTCCTCCACGGCGACCGGAAGCGTGACATCCTGCTGGAGACCGGTCCGCGCGTCCGGGCGCGCTGGTACGCGGCGCTGCGCACCGACCGCTACCTGTACGTGGAGCACTCGGGGGGTGAAAAGGAGCTGTACGACATGTACACCGACCCCTACCAGCTCAACTCCCGCCATGCCGACCCGGCCCTGGCCTCGGTGCGCAAGGAACTGGCCAGGCGGCTGAAGGCGGTGCGCCGGTGCGCCGGGGCCAGCTGTCCGTGAGGGGCGCCGAGCTTCGTGCCCTGGCCGGCGCCGCGGCGGTGTCGGCGGCCGTGGTGGCGGTGGCCATGGCGACCACCGACCGGGCGGACGGGCAGGCCCGGCACGCCCAGGCCGTCCGGCCCGCCGTCACCGCGCCGCCGGCGACGGCCTCCCCGCCCGAACCCGTCGAGCCCACCGGCTCCCCCGAGCCCTCTGCCTCGCCCGGCCTCGGCGAGCCCGTCGCCGAATCGCGCAAACCCCAGGCCACCGGACCGGCCATCGAAGGCAACTTCCCCGACCCCGACGTCCTGCGGGTGGGGGAGACCTACTACGCCTACG contains these protein-coding regions:
- a CDS encoding DUF6177 family protein; this encodes MSAVLDVMTAQAMVVLQDRPVVALTPWLAAALEECAGSGRALQIVTSPSSRLSMPLKLAGPAAQWVVRDGDGYYEGLTGRPLRWDGGAFSPVPDARDYAPGYLTPPSGPLGAQLTLTYRARHTRHSVLGGQLERLFTMLTGRPPAGWGPAEPVAHPWQRSELTSHVRERGNAAVRLVVVGAGGGRSALAVAEFSQGGTLEVTTLTVGHPPADPPPVAHLPALVESLVAEHPVASLLAQLSPGRADATYEPRWTGAPAPLGMAVAGERPGPPGIPARPAGSGQTPMTWFELGDGRSPEGWRRHRELLRHLTS
- a CDS encoding MinD/ParA family ATP-binding protein, whose protein sequence is MSDRDWQHAVLRELGAAEAGLADPRPPGPVPSPAPAATAAEPQPQRTGGTSPSAWYPEGVVSGEEPAAGTAPPVLSAPPPPGREPTATFKLPPKKSQPPPAGPEHAAPQPPGPAPSHETAADRHVAGAVPAQAGPSEPPSWEEVMAAHAQATGAEPAAPSPPPPPPPLFGRPAASGDAQPPAAGENAPGPAWTPTPAGGEAPAAPVTGVPDRPGDDAAAHPLPAPPQAPRPAAPQPPAPAGDAEVSAEALVRRKAHGDSALRRVGRGVRKMVGATAAGDMREMTGMVQRLQSPVPSCRRIAVTSIRGGAGKTTVAALLASVIAEHREDRVLAMDADSGLGSLALRLNVRPERSIHDLAAARPRSWEETAPYLSRTEQGLWVMSGTARGRVSELDLETFQAAASGVSRYFSAAVIDCGAGIVERLQRGVLAAAHAQVFVAPGTVDGALSARHTLSWFVGSGYEQLLSRTVVTLVTHSPHADGDADLERARQILSDGGLPVVVVPYDRHLATGTAITPGRVSGGVRTAVSWIAAEVFARSLTGGTQ
- a CDS encoding LCP family protein, translating into MEGLVTSEREATRAAPPPSPAHDRRWRLLGWASIVLSALMVLASLTAYGFYRSVNGAIERDNIDDQLAADRPEKLNNSLNILLLGSDSREGDNKRFGSDQGGGSDTTILMHISPGGERAIGISFPRDSMVQIPECKKKDGTRVPSQFGQLNWAYSFAGPACTWNLIESLTDIRIDHYAEIDMSGFIEVVDALGGVEICVPKPIRDPKADLVLKKGRQVVMGKQAIGYVRTRTGGLGDGSDLSRIKRQQAFMGSVVKKATSSGLLKDPARTYAFLQAVAKAVKVDDRLTLGTMQKLAASLRGLSAGKVTFVTVPVTAYPADKNRVQIDMARAKPLFDAIREDNELPPEEPKQPARQNGGQPPAKPAETKVAVYNGTTTDGLGQRTADGLAEQGFQIVKVGTKQQSADIPTRILYGPGAERQAAALAAKLQAAPQPTAFPSGRPGLVYLIIGKDGVRLRGTGTPLPKIAGERRADQDVCSQTT
- a CDS encoding glycosyltransferase is translated as MAPEPFSLLLTVYGGDREEYIRAAFRSAVHDQQLRPDEVVLVQDGPVSAEIALCLKELVATSPVEVKFLQLEHNRGLGPALDAGLAAGSHDIVARMDADDIAMPHRFKRQVPLVRAGADLVGAGLLEFGADLNDIVGRRIPPSDPLDIARYSRLHDPFNHPTVVYRRSAVLAAGGYGDLPLMEDYWLFVRMIANGAKVVNVAEPLVYYRVSAGAYERRGGRALLNSELRLQREMLQHGFITRTQYLRNVALRGGYRLVPTSIRRPFYRMLVAPYGARRNRSRERMAASAAKAAASGGRSRGGLRKG
- a CDS encoding alpha/beta hydrolase, encoding MQLTDTSFIGLLAALAVAAVVATVWLMPKVAGGGLRHYAARLGLLVACQLMIVLALAAGVNAYFLFYASWGDLLADADGGAQVRKGETRKIPRTVLLKRDASELSADLGITDRKRDGLLEQTVIEGPRTGLRADAFVYLPPDYFKPEAAQRRFPVVLVLTGYPGDPKLLVGRQEMPKLALEELRAGRVQPMIYVFVQSTVAPPRDTECTDVPGGPQVETFFAQDVPEVLRASYRVAPTRDGWGLMGPSSGGYCAVKLAMRHSDEFAAAGSVSGYFTAIKDATTGDLWDGSEALRNENDLIWRLENRPPPPISVLVASARKGEKKFPEAEKFVSLVKPPMQVDTAYLPEGGHNFKTFARLWPQTLRWMSGKLQVK
- a CDS encoding sulfatase family protein, yielding MTLALVAGCATSSQEKPQETAQQAKARPNIIVIMTDDQDLASMSVMRNVRRLLADQGTTFSNAYVSYSWCCPSRATFLTGQYAHNHKVLSNSSPDGGYQALPKQTLPMWLTQSGYDTVHIGKYLNGYGRHGSEIPQGWKDWYGLMGPSTYSMWGYTLNENGKLRKYGKKKGGKPANYQTDVLARKAVAYLNRPTTGKRPFFMWFAPLAPHLEAPWNKKMGDKWGGPRPAPRHRNAYDNAVMWRSPSFNEKDISDKPRHVRRNKRFGKKKIASIQAEYRNRLESLLAVDEAVAKIYRAVKRRGQLDRTLFVFTSDNGYMLGQHRFAHQKIHPYEESVRIPLIVRGPGFPKGRQVRTPVSNVDLPATILAASGAKPGRRQDGRPLQNFLHGDRKRDILLETGPRVRARWYAALRTDRYLYVEHSGGEKELYDMYTDPYQLNSRHADPALASVRKELARRLKAVRRCAGASCP